The Humulus lupulus chromosome 4, drHumLupu1.1, whole genome shotgun sequence genome has a window encoding:
- the LOC133829632 gene encoding uncharacterized protein LOC133829632, which produces MASFASLKSEIFAKEEKKQQYQAHISGLNAYDRHKKFIKDYVVHYGKEKSSNIRLPIKTDQDTLREGYRFIRSEEDDMDTSWEQRLVKRYYDKLFKEYCLADMSHYKTGKIGLRWRTEKEVVSGKGQFICGNKHCDEKEGLASYEVNFSYFEAGENKQALVKLVTCERCAEKLHYKKRKEKEKSERLDQEEHRKKRNRSRSDDDTDSDKEKSKEKRRKGKKASASASDLKVDDDDHFDEYLEGMFP; this is translated from the exons ATGGCGTCCTTTGCGTCTCTCAAGTCTGAAATTTTCGCTAAAGAAGAGAAAAAACA GCAGTACCAAGCTCACATTAGCGGGCTCAACGCTTACGATCGCCACAAGAAGTTTATCAAAGATTACG TTGTACACTATGGGAAAGAGAAATCTTCAAACATTAGGTTGCCTATCAAAACTGATCAAGATACCTTAAGAGAAGGATATAG gTTCATACGCTCAGAGGAAGATGATATGGATACATCTTGGGAGCAAAGGCTGGTGAAGCGATACTATGATAAGCTTTTTAAAGA ATACTGTCTAGCTGACATGTCACATTACAAGACTGGCAAG ATTGGTCTGAGGTGGAGAACAGAGAAAGAAGTTGTATCTGGTAAAG GACAGTTCATATGCGGAAACAAACATTGTGATGAAAAAGAGGGCTTAGCAAGCTACGAG GTAAACTTCTCTTACTTTGAAGCTGGAGAAAACAAACAAGCACTTGTGAAATTGGTAACTTGTGAGAG GTGTGCTGAGAAGCTCCACTACAAAAAGCGGAAAGAAAAGGAGAAGTCAGAGAGATTGGACCAGGAAGAGCATAGAAAAAAGAG GAATCGGTCGAGGAGTGATGATGATACTGATTCTGATAAAGAGAAAAGCAAAGAAAAGAGGAGAAAAG GAAAGAAAGcttcagcttcagcctctgacctTAAAGTTGACGACGACGATCACTTTGATGAGTATCTCGAGGGAATGTTTCCTTAA
- the LOC133829636 gene encoding nuclear transcription factor Y subunit A-1-like: protein MMPGKAEHEDRRPQHSATNVFQAGVYTQPWWREMATNTGTAMDETTSKSSFVERANGRVDDGGGGTNFNKEVPATTASQSEHHAKIAPSSTVLTMGKHLDPNSQMELVGHSIVLTPYPFGDPNYGGVLTPYGPQAMVPPHLYGMYPGRMPLPLEMEEEPVYVNAKQYHGILRRRQSRAKAELERKAIKGRKPYLHESRHQHAMRRARGCGGRFLNTKKADDNVDSSTSENGTNSNRNQSTQSIRDRNADSSSIQKDRPGSMVEDMGKMRTLSKGNGKSNNGHSLSSSYDLRFTDGKDGDCLGRERKSMRLNGSTHGAIPIK from the exons ATGATGCCTGGGAAAGCTGAACATGAAGACAGGCGGCCACAACACAGTGCAACTAATGTGTTTCAGGCAGGTGTTTACACTCAACCGTGGTGGCGGGAAATGGCAACTAATACAGGAACAGCCATGGATGAAACTACTTCAAAATCATCTTTTGTGGAACGTGCAAATGGTAGAGTTGATGATGGTGGAGGTGGAACTAACTTCAACAAAGAAGTCCCTGCAACTACAGCTTCACAGTCTG AACACCATGCCAAAATTGCTCCATCCTCGACTGTGCTCACAATGGGTAAACATCTCGACCCGAATTCCCAAATGGAACTTGTTGGTCACTCAATT GTTCTGACACCATATCCTTTTGGAGATCCAAATTATGGTGGAGTATTGACTCCGTATGGACCCCAAGCCATG GTACCTCCTCACTTATATGGCATGTATCCTGGTAGAATGCCTCTGCCCCTTGAAATGGAAGAGGAGCCTGTTTATGTAAATGCAAAACAGTATCATGGTATCTTGAGACGAAGACAGTCACGTGCGAAGGCTGAGCTTGAAAGGAAAGCAATTAAAGGTAGAAAG CCATATCTTCACGAgtctaggcatcagcatgctatGAGAAGGGCAAGGGGCTGTGGAGGCCGCTTTCTAAACACTAAAAAGGCGGATGACAATGTTGACAGTTCCACGTCGGAAAATGGCACAAATTCCAATAGAAACCAATCAACACAATCAATCCGTGATCGGAATGCGGATTCTTCTAGTATCCAGAAGGACAGGCCAGGATCCATGGTTGAAGATATGGGGAAAATGCGGACTCTCTCCAAGGGAAACGGCAAAAGCAACAACGGTCATAGCTTGTCATCATCATACGATTTACGGTTCACTGATGGCAAGGATGGTGACTGCCTGGGCCGGGAGAGGAAAAGCATGAGGTTGAATGGCTCTACTCATGGGGCCATCCCCATCAAATGA
- the LOC133829635 gene encoding carotenoid 9,10(9',10')-cleavage dioxygenase 1-like, with protein sequence MRVAEEMEKSSYNGETQKEITAVNPKPNKGLASKLIDWFEKLVVKLMYDSSSQPLQFLSGNFGPVRHETPPTKDLPVLGYLPECLNGEFVRVGPNPKFNPVSGYHWFDGDGMVHGVRIKDGKATYVSRFVRTSRLKQEEYFGGAKFMKFGDLKGIFGLLMLNLYMLREKFKVLDLSYGSGTANTALVYHHGKLLALNEGDKPYVLKVLEDGDLQTLGMLDYDKRLTHSFTAHPKIDPDTGEMFTFGYSQTLPYITYRVISKDGFMHDPVPITIPDPVMIHDFAITENYAIFMDLPLIINPKEMVKENKLIVSFDATKKARFGVLPRYAKDELLIKWFELPNCFIFHNANAWEEEDEVVLITSRIQNPDLDMLNGTTEKGSYNFPIELYEMRFNLKTGLASQRKLSASAVEFPKVNESYTGRKQRYVYGTRLADHPRITGIVKFDLEAEPDDGKTSLEVGGNVQGLYDLGPGRFGSEAVFVPKVAGISSEEDDGYLIFFVHDENSGKSAVHVIDARTMSEDPVAVVGLPSRVPYGFHALFVTEEQLQEQAKL encoded by the exons atgagGGTGGCTGAGGAAATGGAGAAGTCGAGCTACAATGGCGAAACACAGAAAGAAATAACTGCAGTGAATCCAAAACCCAACAAAGGGTTGGCTTCCAAGCTCATTGACTGGTTTGAGAAGCTTGTTGTGAAACTTATGTATGACTCTTCTTCTCAGCCTCTTCAGTTTCTCTCTGGTAACTTTGGCCCTGTTCGCCATGAAACACCTCCAACTAAGGACCTCCCTGTGCTTGGATACCTTCCT GAATGCTTAAATGGAGAATTTGTTAGGGTGGGTCCCAATCCCAAGTTCAATCCAGTCTCTGGATATCACTG GTTTGATGGAGATGG TATGGTTCATGGTGTGAGAATTAAAGATGGAAAAGCAACATATGTTTCCCGTTTTGTAAGAACTTCACGTCTTAAACAAGAAGAATATTTTGGTGGTGCGAAATTTATGAAG TTTGGAGACCTTAAGGGGATATTTGGACTACTCATGCTCAACCTGTATATGCTGAGAGAAAAATTCAAAGTGTTAGACCTTTCATATGGATCAGGAACAG CTAATACAGCTCTTGTCTATCACCATGGGAAACTTTTAGCACTTAATGAGGGAGACAAACCTT ATGTTCTTAAAGTCTTGGAAGATGGGGATCTACAAACACTAGGAATGCTTGACTATGATAAGAGATTGACACATTCATTCACAGCTCATCCAAAGATTGATCCAGATACTG GTGAGATGTTTACATTTGGTTACTCCCAAACTCTACCTTATATTACTTACAGAGTTATTTCAAAGGATGGTTTCATGCATGATCCAGTACCGATAACTATACCAGACCCTGTCATGATCCATGACTTTGCCATTACTGAGAACTATGCCATTTTCATGGATCTTCCTTTGATTATTAATCCAAAG GAAATGGTGAAGGAGAACAAGCTTATAGTCTCATTTGATGCGACCAAAAAAGCTCGGTTTGGTGTGCTTCCACGGTATGCAAAAGATGAGCTTCTAATCAAATGGTTTGAGCTTCCAAATTGCTTCATATTCCACAATG CTAATGCCTGGGAGGAGGAAGATGAAGTTGTTCTAATCACATCCCGGATTCAGAATCCAGATTTGGACATGCTTAATGGAACTACTGAAAAAGGGTCTTACAACTTCCCAATTGAGTT GTATGAGATGAGATTCAACTTGAAAACTGGTCTAGCATCACAGAGAAAGCTCTCAGCTTCAGCTGTAGAGTTTCCTAAGGTGAATGAAAGCTACACTGGCAG GAAGCAACGTTATGTGTATGGAACCAGACTGGCCGACCATCCAAGAATCACAGGCATAGTCAAATTTGATCTGGAGGCTGAACCAGATGATGGTAAAACAAGCCTTGAAGTTGGTGGAAATGTTCAAGGCCTGTATGACTTGGGACCTGGTCGTTTTGGTTCTGAGGCTGTATTTGTCCCTAAGGTGGCTGGAATTTCATCTGAGGAGGATGATGGCTACCTGATATTCTTTGTACATGATGAGAATTCTGG AAAATCAGCAGTTCATGTGATTGATGCAAGAACAATGTCAGAAGATCCAGTGGCAGTTGTTGGGTTGCCTAGTAGAGTTCCATATGGATTCCATGCCTTGTTTGTCACAGAG GAACAGCTACAAGAACAAGCAAAACTCTGA